A window from Aeromonas rivipollensis encodes these proteins:
- a CDS encoding MotA/TolQ/ExbB proton channel family protein, translating to MNPEIETSGMGMAHLLSQNTGVGLVPLILLVLMSLGTCYYGLLKLWLDHSEQRQNARFLGEFWQHESVQAMANQLAQTPPREACARITGAALTAVAQIERSQGRAASLTLSSPDEFLLRALRQAISAERLRLEQGLTFLASVGSAAPFIGLFGTVWGIYHALLAIGAAGQSSLDKVAGPVGEALIMTGFGLAVALPAVLVYNLFVRRNRLKLAALDEFAYDLFALLVTGVEQTSTRVTPLAAVDSTRQGKM from the coding sequence ATGAATCCGGAAATCGAAACAAGCGGCATGGGCATGGCTCATCTGCTCAGCCAAAACACTGGGGTGGGCCTGGTCCCGCTGATCTTGCTGGTCCTGATGTCGCTCGGTACCTGTTACTACGGGCTGCTCAAGCTCTGGCTTGACCATAGCGAGCAGCGCCAAAACGCCCGCTTCCTGGGTGAGTTCTGGCAGCATGAGAGCGTGCAGGCGATGGCGAACCAGCTCGCCCAGACGCCCCCCCGGGAAGCCTGCGCCAGGATAACGGGGGCGGCGCTGACGGCGGTTGCCCAGATTGAGCGATCCCAGGGACGGGCCGCCTCCCTCACACTGAGCTCCCCCGACGAATTCTTGCTGCGCGCCCTGCGCCAGGCCATCAGCGCCGAGCGTCTTCGCCTCGAGCAGGGGCTGACCTTCCTCGCCTCCGTCGGCTCGGCGGCTCCCTTCATCGGGCTCTTTGGCACCGTCTGGGGCATCTATCACGCCTTGCTGGCCATAGGAGCGGCGGGCCAGAGCAGCCTGGACAAGGTGGCAGGCCCGGTCGGGGAGGCCCTCATCATGACCGGCTTCGGCCTCGCCGTCGCCCTGCCGGCAGTGCTCGTCTACAACCTCTTCGTGCGGCGCAATCGCCTCAAGCTGGCCGCCCTCGACGAGTTTGCCTATGACCTCTTCGCCCTGCTGGTGACCGGCGTCGAACAGACCAGCACCAGGGTGACGCCGCTGGCCGCCGTCGACAGCACCAGACAGGGGAAGATGTAA
- a CDS encoding DMT family transporter — protein MRTSDYVRLLVLAAIWGASFLFMRIAAPAFGSVNTTFLRVFFALVGLAVMLLLLRTPMQFQGKLKSAMVLGIINSGVPFLMYAIAALWLPAGYSAILNATTPLMGALIGFSFFNETLTLRKWSGVMLGLMGIALITTTGEVNLTGNLVTGVLACLIATACYGCAGFLTRRWISERGGLDAKLVAFGSQLGACLFLLPFFGYTLVTGPAVNWALPEVWASVLAVGFICTALAYLIYFRLIADIGPLRSLTVTFLIPPFGILWGYLVLGETLTSGFVAGGAIVCLAVWLVVSPSRAAKPAKAQPQG, from the coding sequence ATGAGAACATCGGATTACGTGCGGCTGCTGGTGCTGGCGGCCATCTGGGGCGCCAGCTTCCTGTTCATGCGCATAGCGGCGCCCGCCTTTGGCTCGGTCAACACCACCTTCCTGCGGGTCTTCTTCGCCCTGGTCGGGCTCGCCGTCATGCTGTTGCTGCTGCGCACCCCCATGCAGTTCCAGGGCAAGCTCAAGTCCGCCATGGTGCTCGGCATCATCAACTCGGGCGTGCCCTTCCTGATGTACGCCATCGCCGCTCTCTGGCTGCCCGCCGGCTACTCGGCCATCCTGAACGCCACCACCCCGCTGATGGGGGCACTGATCGGCTTCTCCTTCTTCAACGAGACGCTGACCTTGCGCAAGTGGAGCGGCGTCATGCTGGGCCTGATGGGCATAGCCCTCATCACCACCACGGGAGAGGTGAACCTGACCGGCAATCTCGTCACCGGCGTGCTGGCCTGCCTCATCGCCACCGCCTGCTATGGCTGCGCCGGTTTCCTGACCCGGCGCTGGATCAGCGAGCGAGGCGGCCTCGATGCCAAGCTGGTGGCCTTTGGCAGCCAGCTCGGCGCCTGCCTCTTCCTGCTCCCCTTCTTCGGTTACACCCTGGTGACAGGCCCCGCCGTCAACTGGGCCCTCCCCGAGGTGTGGGCCAGCGTGCTGGCGGTCGGCTTCATCTGCACCGCCCTCGCCTATCTGATCTACTTCAGGCTGATCGCCGATATCGGGCCCCTGCGCTCCCTGACGGTCACCTTCCTGATCCCGCCCTTTGGCATCTTGTGGGGCTATCTGGTGCTGGGCGAAACCCTCACCAGCGGTTTCGTGGCGGGCGGCGCCATCGTCTGTCTCGCGGTCTGGCTGGTGGTGAGCCCGAGCAGGGCCGCCAAACCGGCCAAGGCGCAGCCACAGGGCTGA
- a CDS encoding YitT family protein codes for MEGEMTMQPLSADKGLAHTLKDDVYGMILGVMFIAVGLNLLKCAGMITGGIAGIALLLAHVSSLPIGVLFFLANLPFLVFGYVTMGRGFMVKTLVVNVALSAATQGVPLLLTVSYVHPLFSALVGGTFLGMGVLSLARHNASVGGIGVVTLWLQRRTGINAGKSQMVLDVLVFALSLLTLPLSLLLWSTLSALAMNAMLMNWHKPGRYQGG; via the coding sequence ATGGAAGGTGAAATGACCATGCAGCCACTCTCTGCGGACAAGGGGCTGGCCCACACCCTCAAGGACGACGTCTACGGCATGATCCTCGGGGTCATGTTCATCGCGGTCGGCCTCAATCTGCTCAAGTGCGCCGGCATGATCACCGGCGGCATAGCGGGCATAGCCCTGCTGCTCGCCCACGTCAGCAGCCTGCCCATAGGGGTGCTCTTCTTCCTGGCCAATTTGCCCTTCCTGGTGTTTGGCTACGTCACCATGGGGCGGGGCTTCATGGTCAAGACGCTGGTGGTCAATGTGGCGCTCTCGGCCGCCACCCAGGGGGTGCCGCTGCTGTTGACGGTGAGCTATGTCCACCCCCTGTTCTCGGCCCTGGTGGGGGGGACTTTCCTCGGCATGGGGGTCTTGTCCCTGGCTCGCCACAACGCCTCCGTGGGGGGGATCGGCGTGGTGACGCTCTGGTTGCAAAGGCGCACCGGCATCAACGCAGGAAAGAGTCAGATGGTGCTGGATGTGCTGGTGTTTGCGCTCTCCCTGCTCACCCTGCCGCTCTCCCTGCTGCTCTGGTCCACCCTGAGCGCGCTCGCCATGAACGCCATGCTGATGAACTGGCACAAACCCGGTCGCTATCAGGGGGGCTGA
- the guaB gene encoding IMP dehydrogenase produces the protein MLRIAKEALTFDDVLLVPAHSTVLPNTADLRTKLTSAISLNIPMISAAMDTVTEARLAIALAQEGGIGFIHKNMSIEQQAAEVRKVKKYESGVVSDPVTVRPDMTIAQVKELSHKNGFAGYPVVTEGNLLVGIITGRDVRFVIDLSQTVEQIMTQKDRLVTVREGAPREEVVALMQKHRIEKVLVVNADFKLKGMITVKDFQKAERKPNACKDERGRLRVGAAVGAGAGNEERVAALVEAGVDVLLIDSSHGHSQGVLDRIKATRDAYPELQIIGGNVATAAGAKALVAAGVNAVKVGIGPGSICTTRIVTGVGVPQITAISDAVDALEGTGVPVIADGGIRFSGDVAKAIAAGASCVMVGSMFAGTEEAPGEIELYQGRSFKSYRGMGSLGAMSKGSSDRYFQTDNAADKLVPEGIEGRVPYKGRLKEIIHQQMGGLRSSMGLTGCATIDDMRTKAEFVRISGAGMKESHVHDVTITKEAPNYRMG, from the coding sequence ATGCTCAGGATTGCCAAAGAAGCGCTGACCTTCGACGATGTACTGTTGGTTCCAGCACACTCCACTGTTCTTCCGAATACCGCCGACCTGCGTACCAAGCTCACGTCTGCTATCTCCCTGAATATCCCGATGATTTCCGCTGCCATGGACACAGTGACCGAAGCCCGTCTGGCTATCGCACTGGCCCAGGAAGGCGGTATCGGCTTCATTCACAAGAACATGTCCATCGAGCAGCAGGCTGCCGAAGTGCGCAAGGTCAAGAAGTACGAGAGCGGCGTGGTCTCCGACCCCGTCACAGTACGCCCTGACATGACCATCGCCCAGGTCAAGGAGCTGAGCCACAAGAACGGTTTCGCCGGTTATCCTGTGGTGACCGAGGGGAACCTGCTGGTCGGTATCATCACCGGCCGCGACGTGCGCTTCGTGATCGATCTCTCCCAGACCGTTGAACAGATCATGACCCAGAAGGATCGTCTGGTCACCGTGCGTGAAGGGGCTCCTCGTGAAGAGGTGGTTGCCCTGATGCAGAAGCACCGTATCGAGAAGGTGCTGGTGGTCAACGCCGATTTCAAACTCAAGGGCATGATCACCGTCAAAGACTTCCAGAAAGCCGAGCGCAAGCCGAACGCCTGTAAAGATGAGCGCGGCCGTCTGCGTGTCGGTGCTGCCGTCGGTGCCGGTGCCGGTAACGAAGAGCGCGTCGCCGCCCTGGTGGAAGCCGGTGTGGACGTGCTGCTGATCGACTCCTCCCATGGCCACTCCCAGGGCGTGCTGGATCGCATCAAGGCGACCCGCGACGCCTATCCTGAGCTGCAAATCATCGGTGGCAATGTGGCGACCGCCGCGGGCGCCAAGGCGCTGGTCGCCGCCGGCGTCAATGCCGTCAAGGTCGGCATAGGCCCGGGCTCCATCTGTACTACCCGTATCGTGACCGGTGTCGGCGTGCCCCAGATCACCGCCATCTCCGACGCCGTCGACGCCCTGGAAGGCACCGGCGTGCCCGTGATTGCCGATGGCGGCATCCGCTTCTCCGGCGACGTGGCCAAGGCCATCGCCGCGGGCGCAAGCTGCGTCATGGTGGGCTCCATGTTTGCCGGTACCGAAGAGGCACCGGGCGAGATCGAGCTCTATCAGGGTCGCTCCTTCAAGTCCTACCGCGGCATGGGGTCCCTCGGCGCCATGTCCAAGGGCTCCAGTGATCGCTACTTCCAGACCGACAACGCCGCCGACAAGCTGGTACCGGAAGGTATCGAAGGTCGCGTGCCGTACAAGGGCCGCCTCAAAGAGATCATCCACCAGCAGATGGGCGGCCTGCGCTCCTCCATGGGCTTGACCGGTTGCGCCACCATCGACGACATGCGCACCAAGGCCGAGTTCGTGCGCATCTCGGGCGCCGGGATGAAAGAGTCCCACGTCCATGACGTGACCATCACCAAAGAAGCCCCCAACTACCGGATGGGCTGA
- the guaA gene encoding glutamine-hydrolyzing GMP synthase — protein MTKDIHAHRILILDFGSQYTQLIARRVREIGVYCELWAWDVTEEQIREFNPSGIILSGGPESVTEAGSPRAPEYVFNAGVPVFGICYGMQTMAEQLGGKVQSSTLREFGYAQVEVLGHSGKTSALLRNIEDAIAENGHALLDVWMSHGDKVTEIPAGFTTIAQTATCPHAAMADEARRFYGVQFHPEVTHTRQGARMLEHFVKEICGCECLWTPATIIDDAVARIREQVGDDEVILGLSGGVDSSVVAMLVHRAIGDRLTCVFVDNGLLRLNEGTQVMEMFGDHFGLKIIKVDAEERFLSALSGIDEPEAKRKTIGRVFVEVFDDEAKKLENAKWLAQGTIYPDVIESAASKTGKAHVIKSHHNVGGLPEEMKMGLVEPLRELFKDEVRRVGLELGLPYDMLYRHPFPGPGLGVRVLGEVKKEYCDLLRKADAIFIEELRKADLYNQVSQAFAVFLPVRSVGVMGDGRKYDWVIALRAVETIDFMTAHWAHLPYDFLGHVSNRIINEINGISRVVYDVSGKPPATIEWE, from the coding sequence ATGACTAAAGATATCCACGCCCACCGTATCCTCATCCTGGATTTCGGTTCCCAGTACACCCAGCTCATCGCCCGTCGTGTCCGTGAAATCGGCGTCTACTGCGAGCTGTGGGCCTGGGATGTAACCGAAGAGCAGATCCGCGAATTCAATCCGAGCGGCATCATCCTCTCCGGCGGCCCGGAATCCGTGACCGAGGCTGGCAGCCCGCGCGCGCCCGAGTATGTCTTCAACGCCGGCGTGCCGGTGTTCGGCATCTGCTATGGCATGCAGACCATGGCCGAGCAGCTGGGCGGCAAGGTGCAATCCTCCACCCTGCGTGAATTCGGTTATGCCCAGGTCGAAGTGCTGGGCCACTCCGGCAAGACCAGCGCCCTCTTGCGCAACATCGAAGACGCCATCGCCGAGAACGGCCACGCCCTGCTGGACGTCTGGATGAGCCACGGCGACAAGGTCACCGAGATCCCGGCCGGCTTCACCACCATCGCCCAGACCGCGACCTGCCCCCATGCGGCCATGGCCGATGAGGCCCGTCGCTTCTACGGCGTGCAGTTCCACCCGGAAGTGACCCACACCCGTCAGGGTGCCCGTATGCTGGAGCACTTCGTCAAGGAGATCTGCGGCTGTGAATGCCTCTGGACCCCGGCCACCATCATCGACGACGCCGTCGCCCGCATCCGCGAGCAGGTGGGTGACGACGAAGTGATCCTGGGCCTCTCCGGCGGCGTGGACTCCTCCGTGGTCGCCATGCTGGTGCACCGCGCCATTGGCGATCGCCTCACTTGCGTCTTCGTCGACAACGGCCTGCTGCGCCTGAACGAAGGCACCCAGGTCATGGAGATGTTTGGCGATCACTTCGGCCTCAAGATCATCAAGGTCGATGCCGAAGAGCGCTTCCTCTCTGCCCTTTCGGGTATCGACGAGCCGGAAGCCAAGCGCAAGACCATAGGCCGCGTCTTCGTCGAAGTGTTTGACGACGAAGCGAAAAAACTGGAAAACGCCAAGTGGCTGGCCCAGGGCACCATCTACCCGGACGTCATCGAGTCCGCTGCCAGCAAGACCGGCAAGGCCCACGTCATCAAGTCTCACCACAACGTCGGCGGCCTGCCGGAAGAGATGAAGATGGGTCTGGTCGAGCCGCTGCGCGAGTTGTTCAAGGACGAAGTGCGCCGTGTCGGTCTGGAGCTCGGCCTGCCCTACGACATGCTCTACCGTCACCCCTTCCCGGGTCCGGGTCTGGGTGTGCGGGTGCTCGGCGAAGTGAAGAAAGAGTACTGCGATCTGCTGCGCAAGGCTGACGCCATCTTCATCGAAGAGCTGCGCAAGGCCGACCTCTACAACCAGGTCAGCCAGGCGTTCGCCGTCTTCCTGCCGGTGCGCTCCGTCGGCGTCATGGGCGATGGCCGCAAGTACGACTGGGTCATTGCCCTGCGCGCCGTCGAGACCATCGACTTCATGACCGCCCACTGGGCCCACCTGCCATACGACTTCCTGGGTCACGTGTCGAATCGCATCATCAACGAGATCAACGGTATCTCCCGCGTGGTGTACGACGTCTCCGGTAAGCCGCCCGCCACTATCGAATGGGAATAA
- a CDS encoding biopolymer transporter ExbD, with amino-acid sequence MAFGKLPGDSDDQPLSEINMIPMIDVMLVLLIVFMITAPLLTNAVKLELPEASSQVHQPRQKDVVLSIDGAGKIYWNDQAVDEQTLLTRMSEAGETRPEIPEIQLRIDKGVEYGLIARVMAQASRHGLHKIAFVSQPEND; translated from the coding sequence ATGGCCTTTGGCAAACTCCCCGGTGACTCGGACGATCAGCCGCTGTCCGAGATCAACATGATCCCCATGATAGATGTCATGCTGGTGCTGCTCATCGTCTTCATGATCACGGCCCCCCTGCTCACCAACGCGGTCAAGCTCGAGCTGCCCGAGGCCAGCAGCCAGGTCCATCAACCCAGGCAAAAAGATGTGGTGCTCTCCATCGACGGCGCCGGCAAGATCTACTGGAACGACCAGGCCGTCGATGAGCAGACCCTGCTCACTCGGATGAGCGAGGCTGGCGAAACCAGGCCCGAGATCCCCGAAATACAGCTGCGCATCGACAAGGGGGTCGAGTACGGCCTCATCGCCAGGGTCATGGCCCAGGCCTCCCGGCACGGGCTGCACAAGATTGCCTTCGTGAGTCAGCCGGAAAACGACTGA
- a CDS encoding energy transducer TonB, which produces MDACAMRPTHNRDPQALGAVHLACLTVALVLHLALLWLMQGSRPAPVTPPEPITLSARWAGESNQHDAPGKPAAPAPTPAQPKVVKPPVPVSHKQLKPVVRRPAPRPVPKAPPAPVVKPVARAQPVTAPAAPAAPLTAANPLSRGSNSAPAKTSQSGTGGGSSAPIARDARLNNPEPPYPPESRRRGEEGRVVLKVRVSKEGTAESVEVERSSGHRRLDMVARKTVSRWRFIPARQNDNAVAAWAGVTIIFKLGA; this is translated from the coding sequence ATGGATGCCTGCGCAATGAGGCCGACCCACAACCGCGACCCGCAGGCATTGGGCGCTGTTCACCTTGCCTGCCTGACCGTCGCCCTTGTCTTGCACCTCGCCCTCCTGTGGCTGATGCAAGGCAGCCGCCCCGCCCCCGTCACGCCGCCCGAACCCATTACCCTCTCTGCCCGCTGGGCCGGGGAGTCGAACCAGCATGACGCGCCGGGCAAACCGGCGGCGCCCGCGCCCACCCCGGCGCAGCCGAAGGTCGTCAAGCCGCCCGTGCCCGTTTCCCATAAACAGCTCAAGCCGGTGGTCAGGAGACCCGCGCCCAGACCGGTGCCCAAGGCACCGCCAGCGCCCGTGGTCAAACCTGTCGCCAGGGCCCAGCCGGTGACGGCACCGGCGGCCCCAGCCGCACCGCTGACCGCGGCCAATCCCTTGAGTCGCGGCAGCAACAGTGCCCCGGCCAAGACGAGCCAGAGCGGGACAGGCGGGGGCAGCAGCGCCCCCATCGCCCGGGACGCCAGATTGAACAACCCCGAGCCCCCCTACCCCCCGGAGTCACGTAGACGGGGAGAAGAGGGACGGGTGGTATTGAAGGTCCGTGTCAGCAAAGAGGGCACGGCGGAGTCGGTGGAGGTCGAGCGCAGCAGCGGTCATCGGCGCCTGGACATGGTTGCCCGCAAGACGGTCAGCCGCTGGCGTTTCATTCCGGCCAGGCAGAATGACAACGCCGTCGCAGCCTGGGCCGGGGTCACCATTATTTTCAAGTTAGGGGCATAA
- a CDS encoding alpha-amylase family glycosyl hydrolase has translation MARWILAAGLLGTLITAPCGAAAEWFFRGTANGWAATAMVSTDGVNYDTCQFFLGGDASGGPRFKIDRYGNWQQSYPTADYTVTANTHYQIRINAGTQAITTTAVTSCEASGFARTLPQLQVRGTFNGWASLPMTLVADHLWQAEAYMDGKANQRLKFDQAGDWAINFGDSNADGVLERSGGDILWSGTGMVRFQVNDETQAYSITPLGDDNQPPIAVITPGGTLNAAVGDALTLSGSDSTDPDGQIASYLWSSGETTESISISTAQAGTFTYGLTVTDDQGAKSSSSVSLVVAAPQTGGSWYFRGTPNNWGLTAMTSEDGVTFCTEQAFGSSNPRFKIDRKGDWTEAYPAQDYKVSADTSYHICFDSQDKTLAVAPLAGADNQAPTVTATPAPGSYAEAQSITLGVSDDNDSAPRVHFTTDGSQPTTASPRYAGQAILASDKGSGTDLVIKTLSVDGTGNQREQSFSYQIGETPVAGGDFRGESIYFLLTARFYDGDGSNNYYNRDRYKAGDPHWRGDFKGLIEKLDYIKDLGFTAIWVTPPVENRSGLDYHGYHAYDFYRVDPRLESPGAGYREFIQAAHAKGIKVIQDVVINHSSQYGLRGKTWIDRLPVKYYVPAGSSQGLINNGPYQGNLGDYASANRCDDDNPAAPDWYKARCQSDPAGTQPLIDPKTGASVPSAGYNPNRFFGIDAQTLDPSWYHLDGFMSGGDWENPLALQRKHMAGDCIDLATGNQNVKDYLNGAIRQYLDMGVDAIRIDTLKHIERDELLTYVHDWQAHKPGLFVFGENLVKGTGWGSELANDNASAVIRPWWYTRTTANPANPRAGGDSGLSVLDFSLFSTFRDNVTKGSFGGVGGIFAMDWVYGDATKLITFFQNHDVGPDNDFKYRYGGEEGNAAMTYNLLWTARGIPTLYYGEEVMFQAGKPQDIDGATMTVDQTGRAYFGNVLDNPATPSHPLYQHIKRLNQIRKAVPALQKAPMSQVNEWGSGISFVRDLSAQGSYAAVGLAANSAQQISLSGLKNGTYTDAVTGTTVSVSNGNLSFAVPAYSARVWVLNGPGKVGVDGKYLK, from the coding sequence ATGGCTAGATGGATACTCGCGGCCGGATTGTTGGGAACCCTGATCACGGCGCCCTGCGGGGCGGCGGCGGAGTGGTTCTTCCGGGGTACCGCGAATGGTTGGGCGGCGACCGCCATGGTGTCGACCGATGGGGTCAATTATGACACCTGTCAGTTCTTCCTGGGCGGGGACGCCAGCGGCGGCCCGCGTTTTAAAATCGACCGATACGGCAACTGGCAGCAGAGCTACCCGACCGCCGACTACACGGTCACTGCCAATACCCACTATCAGATCCGCATCAATGCCGGCACCCAGGCCATCACCACCACGGCGGTGACGAGTTGCGAGGCCTCGGGGTTTGCCAGGACGCTGCCGCAGCTTCAGGTGCGCGGCACCTTCAATGGCTGGGCCAGCCTGCCCATGACGCTGGTGGCCGACCACCTGTGGCAGGCCGAGGCCTACATGGATGGCAAGGCCAACCAGCGGCTCAAATTCGATCAGGCGGGGGACTGGGCCATCAACTTCGGCGACAGCAACGCCGATGGTGTGCTGGAGCGCAGCGGCGGCGATATCCTCTGGAGCGGCACGGGAATGGTGCGCTTCCAGGTCAATGACGAGACCCAGGCCTACAGCATCACGCCGCTCGGGGACGACAACCAGCCGCCCATCGCTGTCATCACCCCGGGCGGCACCCTCAATGCCGCTGTGGGGGATGCGCTCACCCTGAGCGGCAGCGACTCCACGGATCCCGATGGCCAGATTGCCAGCTATCTGTGGAGCAGCGGCGAGACCACGGAGAGCATCAGCATCAGTACTGCTCAGGCGGGCACCTTCACCTATGGCCTGACGGTCACCGATGATCAGGGGGCCAAGAGCAGCAGCAGCGTGAGCCTGGTGGTGGCCGCCCCCCAGACCGGCGGCAGCTGGTATTTCCGCGGTACCCCCAACAACTGGGGCCTGACCGCCATGACCAGCGAGGACGGAGTGACCTTCTGCACCGAGCAGGCCTTTGGCAGCAGCAATCCCCGCTTCAAGATTGATCGCAAGGGGGACTGGACTGAAGCCTACCCGGCCCAGGACTACAAGGTGAGCGCCGACACCAGTTACCACATCTGCTTCGATAGCCAGGACAAGACGCTGGCGGTGGCCCCCCTGGCTGGCGCCGACAATCAGGCGCCCACTGTGACCGCCACCCCGGCCCCGGGCAGTTATGCAGAAGCGCAGTCCATCACCCTGGGGGTGAGCGACGATAACGACAGTGCCCCCAGGGTCCATTTCACCACGGACGGCAGCCAGCCCACCACGGCGTCCCCCCGCTACGCCGGCCAGGCCATTCTCGCCAGCGACAAGGGCAGCGGCACCGATCTGGTGATCAAGACACTGAGTGTCGATGGGACCGGCAATCAACGGGAGCAGAGCTTCAGCTATCAGATTGGCGAGACCCCAGTGGCGGGGGGCGATTTTCGTGGCGAGAGCATCTATTTCCTGCTGACCGCCCGCTTCTACGATGGGGACGGGAGCAACAACTACTACAACCGGGACCGCTACAAGGCGGGGGATCCCCACTGGCGTGGCGACTTCAAGGGGCTCATCGAGAAGCTCGACTACATCAAGGATCTCGGTTTCACCGCCATCTGGGTGACGCCGCCGGTGGAGAACCGCTCCGGCCTCGACTATCACGGCTATCACGCCTACGACTTCTACCGGGTCGATCCCCGTCTGGAGTCGCCGGGGGCGGGCTACCGGGAGTTCATCCAGGCGGCCCACGCCAAGGGGATCAAGGTGATCCAGGACGTGGTGATCAACCACTCCAGCCAGTACGGACTGCGGGGCAAGACCTGGATCGACCGCCTGCCGGTCAAGTACTACGTGCCGGCGGGGTCGAGTCAGGGGCTCATCAACAACGGCCCCTATCAGGGCAACCTCGGGGACTACGCCAGCGCCAACCGTTGTGACGACGACAACCCGGCGGCCCCCGACTGGTACAAGGCCCGCTGCCAGTCCGATCCGGCCGGCACCCAGCCCCTGATCGATCCCAAGACAGGGGCCAGCGTGCCGAGTGCAGGCTACAATCCAAACCGCTTCTTCGGCATCGATGCCCAGACCCTGGATCCCAGCTGGTATCACCTGGACGGTTTCATGTCCGGCGGCGACTGGGAAAACCCGCTCGCCCTGCAGCGCAAGCATATGGCGGGGGACTGCATCGATCTCGCCACCGGCAACCAGAACGTCAAGGATTACCTCAACGGCGCCATTCGTCAGTACCTCGACATGGGGGTGGATGCCATCCGCATCGACACCCTCAAGCACATAGAGCGGGACGAACTGCTGACCTATGTGCACGACTGGCAGGCCCACAAGCCGGGGCTGTTCGTGTTCGGCGAGAACCTGGTGAAGGGCACCGGCTGGGGATCCGAACTCGCCAACGACAACGCCTCAGCGGTGATCCGTCCCTGGTGGTACACCCGCACCACGGCGAACCCGGCCAACCCTCGCGCTGGCGGAGATTCGGGTCTCTCGGTGCTGGACTTCTCCCTCTTCTCCACCTTCCGTGACAACGTCACCAAGGGGAGCTTTGGCGGAGTGGGGGGGATCTTCGCCATGGACTGGGTCTATGGGGATGCCACCAAGCTCATCACCTTCTTCCAGAACCACGACGTGGGGCCGGACAATGACTTCAAGTACCGCTACGGCGGGGAAGAGGGCAATGCGGCCATGACCTACAACCTGCTCTGGACAGCCCGTGGCATCCCGACCCTCTACTACGGGGAGGAGGTGATGTTCCAGGCCGGCAAGCCCCAGGACATCGACGGCGCCACCATGACGGTGGATCAGACCGGCCGAGCCTACTTTGGGAATGTGCTGGACAATCCGGCCACCCCGAGCCACCCGCTTTATCAGCACATCAAGCGCCTGAACCAGATCCGCAAGGCGGTGCCCGCCCTGCAGAAGGCGCCCATGAGCCAGGTGAACGAGTGGGGGAGCGGCATCAGCTTCGTGCGTGACCTGAGCGCTCAAGGCAGCTATGCCGCCGTGGGCCTCGCGGCCAACTCGGCCCAGCAGATAAGCCTGAGCGGCCTGAAAAACGGCACCTACACTGACGCGGTGACCGGTACCACGGTCAGCGTCAGCAACGGCAACCTGAGCTTTGCGGTGCCCGCCTACTCGGCCCGGGTCTGGGTGCTGAACGGCCCCGGCAAGGTGGGGGTGGACGGCAAGTACCTCAAATAA